A region from the Coffea eugenioides isolate CCC68of chromosome 9, Ceug_1.0, whole genome shotgun sequence genome encodes:
- the LOC113783741 gene encoding putative pentatricopeptide repeat-containing protein At1g03510: protein MGSYSSNHLRLLSYTKLLASHVNGGRHQKALGLFHHIHSSLSFALDPFIFPLALKSCASLHCSDLGTSIHALTYKWSFVSNPFVASALVDMYGKCISISSARRLFDEIPQRNAVVWNAMISLYAHSSDMSAAMDLFEVMDVLPSVSSFNSIIAGFLEMDDGFYKAIGFYRRMLKLGLAPNLITVLALLRACLGVSSLNLIKEIHGYAVRNEFEPSMHLRSGLIEAYGRCGCLRNADSVFQQMKERDVVAWSSLISAYALQGEARTALEIFAQMEIANVKPDEITFLAVLKACSHAGLADEARVYFARIQNCYGVEANSDHYACLVDVLSRAGRLREAYEVIKGMPVKVTVKAWGALLAASRTYGEVELGEIAGRALLEMEPENPANYVILARLYSNAGRPTKAEEIRREMKERGLKATPGSSWTIHQN from the coding sequence ATGGGCTCGTATTCATCGAACCACCTCCGTTTGCTTTCCTACACTAAGCTCCTAGCTTCTCACGTCAACGGTGGCCGTCACCAGAAAGCCCTCGGTCTTTTCCACCATATCCACTCTTCTCTATCCTTCGCATTGGACCCTTTTATCTTCCCTCTTGCCCTCAAATCCTGCGCATCCCTTCACTGCTCTGATCTGGGCACTTCGATTCACGCACTCACCTACAAATGGTCTTTCGTATCAAACCCATTTGTGGCTTCTGCTCTCGTCGACATGTATGGCAAATGCATCTCAATTTCATCCGCCCGCCGACTGTTCGATGAAATTCCTCAAAGAAATGCAGTCGTTTGGAACGCTATGATTTCGCTCTACGCCCATTCAAGTGATATGTCTGCTGCTATGGACTTGTTTGAAGTTATGGATGTTTTGCCTAGTGTGTCGAGTTTTAACTCGATTATAGCTGGATTTTTGGAAATGGATGACGGGTTTTATAAGGCCATTGGGTTTTATAGGCGAATGCTGAAGTTGGGTTTGGCGCCTAATTTGATTACGGTTCTTGCTCTTTTACGTGCTTGTTTGGGTGTATCCTCGTTGAATTTGATTAAAGAAATTCATGGTTATGCAGTGAGGAATGAATTTGAGCCGAGTATGCACTTGAGGAGCGGGTTAATTGAAGCGTATGGGCGATGCGGGTGCCTTAGAAATGCAGATTCTGTGTTTCAGCAAATGAAGGAAAGAGATGTGGTTGCTTGGAGTAGTTTGATATCAGCTTACGCACTTCAAGGTGAGGCAAGAACTGCACTAGAAATATTCGCGCAGATGGAAATAGCGAATGTAAAGCCTGATGAGATTACGTTTTTGGCTGTTCTGAAAGCTTGTAGTCATGCAGGATTAGCTGATGAGGCACGAGTGTACTTCGCCCGTATACAAAATTGTTATGGGGTGGAAGCAAATAGCGATCATTATGCTTGTTTAGTTGATGTTTTGAGCAGAGCTGGTAGATTACGTGAGGCTTATGAAGTTATAAAAGGAATGCCAGTAAAGGTGACTGTAAAAGCTTGGGGAGCATTACTTGCGGCTTCCAGAACCTATGGAGAAGTGGAGCTCGGGGAAATTGCTGGAAGAGCATTGCTTGAGATGGAGCCAGAAAATCCTGCTAATTATGTGATATTGGCAAGAC